In Chryseobacterium oryzae, the genomic stretch CTTTACCATCGACTACCTTTTTTGTAAGTTCGGTAACCATTTGGATAAGTTCGTCTTTAAATTGGTTGGCTTCGTATTCTCCTTTTTCTATTTTGCGGAGTTTAAGTTCCCATTCTCCCGTAAGTTCCGGGCTTTTAAGTAACTCATCCTCAATAGTATCAATTAGCTGTATTCCTGTAGGTGTTGCAATGAGAATTTTTCTTTTTTTCTCAATATATTTCCTTTTAAAAAGAGTTTCGATAATATTGGCACGGGTAGAAGGTCTTCCTATTCCGTTATTTTTCATCATTTCACGAAGTTCTTCATCATCCACTTGCTTTCCTGCGGTTTCCATGGCTCTTAGAAGGGTGGCTTCTGTATAAGGTTTTGGTGGAGATGTTTTTCCCTGATGAATGATAGGATCATGCGGTCCTGTTTCTCCTGCTACAAATTCTGGGATGGTCTGTTCTTCTTCCTTATCTTTTTCTGATGTTTCTTCTTTTGGTTCTTTTGCGTAAACTGCTCTCCAACCCGGTTCCAGAATTTGTTTTCCGCTGGTTTTAAAAGGTATAGTTCCTACTTTTGCCTCTACAAGAGTATTAGATATTTTACATTCAGGATAAAAAACCGAAATAAATCTTTTGGCAATTAAATCATAAATCAGTTTTTCTTCTCTGCTTAAATTCTGTGAAGGCGGTATTTCGGTAGGAATAATCGCATGGTGATCGGTAACTTTAGTATCGTCAAAAACCGCTTTAGACTTAGGAATAGGAGCTTGAAGCAAAGGAGCTATCAGTTCCTGATAAAATTTCATGTTCCTTAGAATTCCTTCTATTTTAGGATATAGACTTTCAGATAAATAAGTGGTATCTACACGGGGATAAGTAACGTGTTTCTTTTCGTAAAGGCTTTGGATATAATTTAAAGTATTTTCTGCAGAATATCCGTATTTTTTGTTGGCTTCTACTTGAAGTCCCGTCAAATCGAAAAGTCGGGGATTTTTTTCTTTTCCTTCTTTAATTTCGAACGAAACAATCTCAAAAGGATTTTGTTTTAAATATTCCAGTCCTTTTTCTGCACGATCTAAACTTTTCAGTCTGTCTATTGCGGCGTTAAAAATAACTTCACGGTATTTGGTTTTGAGTTCCCAATATTCCTCAGTAGTAAAAGCATCAATTTCTTTCTGACGCTGAACTAGCATTGCAAGAGTAGGGGTCTGAACTCTTCCAATAGAAAGTACAGCTTTGTTTCCACCAAATTTTTTAGTGAAAAGACGTGTTGCATTTATTCCCAAAAGCCAATCTCCAATAGCCCTTGCATTTCCTGCAAGATATAGATTTTTATAATCTTCGGCGGGTTTTAAACTGGCAAATCCTTCTTTTATAGCTTCTTCCGTAAGAGAAGAAATCCATAATCTTTTTATCGGTTTGTTGCATTTCGATTTCTGTAAAACCCATCTTTGGATGAGTTCTCCTTCTTGTCCGGCATCCCCGCAATTAATAACTTCATCACATTCTGCAACTAATTTTTCGATTACTTTAAATTGGTTTTCTACGCCTTTATTGGAAATAAGCTTAATTCCGAAATTGTTAGGAATGATGGGGAGCAGAAAAAGATTCCAAGATTTGTAT encodes the following:
- a CDS encoding type IA DNA topoisomerase, translated to MKLCIAEKPSVAKDIAKVLGATMPKQGYMEGNGYCVTWTFGHLCTLKEPHDYGPQYKSWNLFLLPIIPNNFGIKLISNKGVENQFKVIEKLVAECDEVINCGDAGQEGELIQRWVLQKSKCNKPIKRLWISSLTEEAIKEGFASLKPAEDYKNLYLAGNARAIGDWLLGINATRLFTKKFGGNKAVLSIGRVQTPTLAMLVQRQKEIDAFTTEEYWELKTKYREVIFNAAIDRLKSLDRAEKGLEYLKQNPFEIVSFEIKEGKEKNPRLFDLTGLQVEANKKYGYSAENTLNYIQSLYEKKHVTYPRVDTTYLSESLYPKIEGILRNMKFYQELIAPLLQAPIPKSKAVFDDTKVTDHHAIIPTEIPPSQNLSREEKLIYDLIAKRFISVFYPECKISNTLVEAKVGTIPFKTSGKQILEPGWRAVYAKEPKEETSEKDKEEEQTIPEFVAGETGPHDPIIHQGKTSPPKPYTEATLLRAMETAGKQVDDEELREMMKNNGIGRPSTRANIIETLFKRKYIEKKRKILIATPTGIQLIDTIEDELLKSPELTGEWELKLRKIEKGEYEANQFKDELIQMVTELTKKVVDGKGKVITLEEKKTEPKEKKKREPAVKKEQQTWEETQCPKCQNHHLMKGKTAVGCSDFKNCGFKISFEIFGKKLSEKQLMDLVIKGKTSKLKGFTAHPENLTEGVIALSPEFITTLS